One window of the Drosophila nasuta strain 15112-1781.00 unplaced genomic scaffold, ASM2355853v1 ctg28_pilon, whole genome shotgun sequence genome contains the following:
- the LOC132797861 gene encoding LOW QUALITY PROTEIN: uncharacterized protein LOC132797861 (The sequence of the model RefSeq protein was modified relative to this genomic sequence to represent the inferred CDS: deleted 2 bases in 2 codons; substituted 1 base at 1 genomic stop codon), giving the protein MIYTRPRTPHPDAQATTSGLSQQFLHAPPVTLPKTEVRTTSHAPVLTSTPATSSLHRPIPPALVSEPQPNPITANLSHGPYDTHLDRTRKWGIQFDGQGDPLTFVEALEERAQAYGISVDALPRSMAEGLVDSAARWFRASGLSAVPWSEFRKEFLAFFLPTRYFERLEERKQRENESFKDFVTEIRFLMHHADYSTTQELDRIYDNARPEYQYYARRHEITSLPQLIQLATEFEYIQDRIQPRTSLATVTAISPPAPGRREAYPPTQTPPTWHNPFRGQAPPTTSSEHSHRTNFSAGCSPGLPTMRGTRTCTGSMSESCRDILLGLRQTRHTHDPLLSEQRDGKRSSPSTPAGGAEDDRHHDPPVTPTMHLTVARIVAKIQIEGMPTEGTVDTGATTSFINEELAARLSTPENTLARDSRIRLADGSVREVTKTLTARVRLKNQEVRVAFLVLPHILEPVILGLDFLCSIETTICCGTAQIRLDTSLVPMKTPLCHQASHPGPTLATPPSPVPRKLTCAEADPMPRPTPRPRPRLTRHNPAAPIPLPVTLSSVIPAVPDTRGPSVYDTTHLQDFRLQTSSPALEMGSDTDEQGPSPWPADIAPSIQGFLQEELPKFDGMTGVTSIAEHIITLRDERPIKQRYFPKNPAMRRIIDEQVDQLLEDGLIEPSYSPHSAPIVLVKKKNGQWRMCVDYRQLNERSVPDAYPLPRITYILERLRHAKFISTLDLKNGYWQIPMATGSREATAFTVPGRGLYQWRVMPFGLHSAPATFQRTLDSVIGVDMEPFAFAYLDDIAVVGNSLEEHTKHLREVFKRLRRANLRINHEKCAFFQRKITYLGHVISEEGIHTDPSKVAAVRELTPPSNLKELRQCIGMASWYSRFVPNFATVVQPMSQLLKKGRKWTWGEEQQVAFDELKTLLTTAPVLACPDFHVXFVLQTDASNVGIGAVLTQEIDGQERVISYVSRRLNKAEENYSANEKECLAVIWAIRKLRCYLEGYRFEVVTDHLALKWLNSLESPHGRVACWALELQQYQYDVRYRPGKQNVVADALSRQPLTRLAMLKEEAQPCSWLSRRIRQVSEEPQRFPDYTIMDGQLFRHIVHRSDDFDDVAWKLCVPRAMRPRVLHECHDQPAAGHLGVRKTILRISQRYYWPGMHRDVKKHVRQCLSCQKFKTSKQKPAGPMHTRPAEEPFAVIGADFVGPLPRSKQGNTLLLVFFDLFSKRVELVPLRRATTASLQRAFRERILAHFGVPRRFVCDNGTQFTSRSFKAFLKIAGVDLQHTAPYSPHENPTERANRAIKTMISQLIDGQQNQWDELLPEITLAINSSVSESTGYSPAFLVQGREPRLPGGLYDEVTPVAPRELEDPGNKAKRLQEIFTIVRGNLNQASHDQSRITTYAGGNGDLLWAEKCFCGNTTSPTLPTQTSSAYTTTNQKRVANIADLREFQEQRPDSEAEDFESDTSGTAIKP; this is encoded by the exons TAAGCCATGGACCATACGACACCCACCTGGATCGAACTCGGAAATGGGGAATCCAATTCGACGGTCAGGGTGATCCGTTGACTTTTGTCGAGGCATTGGAGGAACGGGCTCAGGCATACGGGATCTCGGTCGATGCATTGCCAAGGAGTATGGCCGAAGGCTTGGTGGATAGTGCCGCGCGTTGGTTCCGAGCCAGTGGGCTGAGCGCAGTCCCTTGGTCGGAGTTCCGTAAGGAATTTCTCGCGTTTTTCTTGCCCACGCGGTATTTTGAACGGTTAGAAGAGCGTAAACAGCGAGAAAACGAATCCTTCAAGGATTTCGTAACGGAAATTCGGTTCCTCATGCACCATGCTGATTACAGTACGACGCAAGAGTTGGACCGAATCTACGACAACGCCCGCCCCGAATACCAGTACTACGCCCGTCGACACGAGATCACAAGTCTTCCCCAACTGATCCAGTTGGCCACGGAGTTCGAATACATACAGGATCGAATCCAGCCACGGACCTCACTGGCGACGGTGACTGCCATCTCACCCCCGGCACCGGGCCGCCGCGAGGCATACCCGCCAACACAGACTCCACCGACGTGGCATAACCCTTTCCGAGGACAGGCCCCGCCAACCACCAGTTCGGAACACTCCCACAGGACAAACTTCAGTGCCGGATGTAGCCCGGGTTTGCCGACGATGCGCGGAACCAGGACATGTACAGGCAGCATGTCAGAATCCTGCCGTGATATTCTGTTGGGACTGCGGCAAACGAGACATACGCACGATCCATTGCTGTCGGAACAACGGGACGGTAAACGGTCATCGCCCTCTACCCCGGCGGGAGGAGCAGAGGACGATAGACACCACGACCCGCCAGTAACCCCAACGATGCATCTAACCGTTGCGAGAATCGTGGCCAAGATCCAGATCGAAGGCATGCCCACCGAGGGAACTGTGGATACCGGTGCCACCACGAGTTTCATCAACGAAGAATTGGCCGCACGACTTAGCACCCCCGAGAACACATTGGCTAGGGACTCGCGAATTCGTCTCGCTGACGGCTCCGTGCGGGAGGTCACGAAGACGCTCACAGCGCGTGTCCGCCTGAAGAATCAAGAAGTTCGCGTAGCCTTCCTAGTCCTGCCACATATCCTTGAGCCCGTGATACTGGGCCTGGATTTCCTCTGTTCCATAGAGACAACGATTTGCTGCGGTACAGCCCAGATTCGTTTAGATACCTCGTTAGTACCGATGAAAACACCTTTGTGCCATCAAGCTTCGCACCCCGGGCCTACCCTGGCGACACCCCCTTCTCCAGTTCCACGGAAACTAACATGCGCAGAGGCAGATCCAATGCCCCGACCGACTCCTAGACCCCGTCCCCGGCTTACAAGGCACAACCCTGCTGCCCCAATTCCGCTCCCGGTCACCTTGTCCAGTGTAATTCCTGCCGTTCCAGACACAAGGGGACCGAGTGTCTATGACACGACCCATCTCCAGGACTTTCGACTTCAAACGTCCTCTCCAGCCCTCGAGATGGGGTCCGACACAGACGAACAAGGACCTTCCCCATGGCCCGCAGACATTGCGCCAAGCATTCAAGGATTCCTACAAGAGGAACTCCCCAAGTTTGACGGGATGACCGGAGTAACCTCAATCGCGGAACACATTATAACGCTGCGCGACGAGCGGCCTATCAAACAGCGTTATTTTCCTAAGAACCCAGCCATGCGAAGGATCATCGACGAACAGGTCGATCAATTGCTGGAGGATGGGCTAATCGAGCCTTCCTATAGTCCTCACAGTGCCCCAATCGTACtagtgaagaagaagaatggACAATGGCGGATGTGCGTGGACTACCGACAACTCAACGAGCGATCAGTTCCTGATGCATACCCCCTTCCGAGGATTACCTACATCCTGGAACGCCTACGACACGCGAAATTCATATCCACGCTGGACCTTAAGAACGGCTACTGGCAGATACCGATGGCTACGGGAAGTCGAGAGGCCACTGCTTTCACCGTACCAGGACGCGGCCTGTATCAATGGCGAGTGATGCCATTTGGACTACATTCGGCCCCGGCGACATTCCAGCGTACCTTGGACTCCGTGATCGGAGTCGACATGGAACCTTTCGCCTTCGCATACTTGGACGATATTGCGGTGGTCGGGAACTCCCTAGAGGAACACACTAAGCACCTTAGAGAAGTGTTCAAAAGACTCCGGCGGGCGAACCTACGTATAAACCACGAAAAATGCGCATTCTTCCAGCGAAAAATAACCTACTTAGGACATGTGATCAGTGAGGAGGGGATCCACACGGATCCCAGCAAGGTGGCAGCTGTCCGAGAATTAACTCCCCCGTCGAACCTGAAAGAATTACGCCAGTGCATCGGCATGGCGTCTTGGTACAGCAGATTTGTCCCTAACTTTGCTACGGTGGTGCAACCCATGTCACAACTCCTCAAAAAGGGGCGAAAGTGGACATGGGGCGAAGAGCAGCAAGTCGCGTTCGATGAATTAAAAACCCTTTTGACCACCGCCCCTGTGCTAGCATGCCCGGACTTCCACGTGTAGTTCGTGCTACAAACTGACGCTAGCAACGTAGGAATCGGAGCAGTCCTGACTCAAGAAATCGACGGTCAAGAACGTGTGATATCCTATGTTAGTCGACGGCTCAACAAAGCGGAGGAGAACTACTCCGCCAACGAGAAGGAATGTCTCGCAGTGATCTGGGCCATCAGGAAACTTCGTTGCTATCTGGAGGGTTATCGATTCGAGGTCGTCACCGACCATCTGGCACTCAAGTGGTTGAATTCACTAGAATCACCACATGGACGTGTGGCATGTTGGGCTTTAGAGCTGCAACAATACCAATACGACGTGCGATATCGACCCGGAAAGCAGAACGTAGTCGCCGACGCTCTTTCCCGACAACCCCTTACCAGGCTGGCGATGTTAAAGGAGGAGGCCCAACCTTGTTCGTGGTTGTCCCGGCGCATACGACAGGTGAGTGAGGAACCACAACGCTTCCCGGATTATACCATCATGGACGGACAACTGTTCCGGCACATCGTGCATCGGTCCGATGACTTCGACGACGTGGCTTGGAAGTTGTGCGTACCCCGGGCCATGCGACCTCGCGTTCTTCACGAGTGTCATGACCAACCAGCTGCCGGCCACCTAGGAGTACGTAAGACTATTCTTCGAATCAGTCAGCGGTACTACTGGCCAGGTATGCATCGGGACGTCAAGAAGCACGTTCGGCAATGCCTGAGCTGTCAAAAATTTAAGACATCAAAGCAGAAGCCTGCCGGACCCATGCATACCCGGCCCGCAGAAGAACCCTTCGCCGTCATTGGAGCTGATTTCGTCGGCCCACTTCCTCGTTCTAAGCAAGGTAACACTTTGCTCCTCGTTTTCTTTGACTTGTTTTCCAAAAGGGTAGAACTAGTGCCACTACGACGTGCCACTACTGCGAGCCTTCAGCGTGCGTTCCGAGAGCGAATCCTCGCTCATTTCGGGGTTCCGCGACGTTTCGTGTGCGACAATGGGACGCAATTCACTAGCCGGTCTTTCAAGGCATTTCTAAAAATCGCCGGGGTCGACCTACAACACACTGCTCCTTATTCGCCACATGAAAATCCAACGGAACGAGCCAACCGGGCGATTAAGACCATGATCTCGCAACTAATCGACGGACAGCAGAACCAATGGGATGAGTTACTTCCAGAGATCACACTAGCTATCAATTCCAGCGTCTCCGAGTCCACCGGCTACAGTCCAGCTTTCCTAGTACAGGGTAGGGAGCCACGACTTCCCGGAGGATTATATGACGAGGTGACACCAGTGGCCCCCCGG GAACTAGAAGACCCCGGCAATAAGGCAAAAAGACTGCAGGAGATCTTTACAATCGTACGCGGAAACCTGAATCAAGCGAGCCATGACCAGAGTCGA ATTACAACCTACGCCGGAGGCAATGGCGACCTACTTTGGGCGGAAAAGTGCTTTTGCGGCAACACCACCTCTCCAACGCTGCCGACG CAAACATCGTCCGCTTACACCACGACCAACCAAAAAAGAGTGGCTAACATTGCCGATCTCCGGGAGTTCCAGGAGCAGAGGCCTGACTCCGAGGCCGAAGACTTCGAGAGCGATACGTCGGGAACCGCGATCAAACCCTGA